One window of the Lasioglossum baleicum chromosome 8, iyLasBale1, whole genome shotgun sequence genome contains the following:
- the LOC143211359 gene encoding uncharacterized protein LOC143211359 → MALETPSWLNVDFTERILRLSEEDSTVQVIDVFVKPATSKGDNYTSDMMRVTIEYTRMQGNKRVNEKTSLIFKIEPILEGARKDLIEKSQIFDTEIIMMTDTLKKMSDMLGPGTRLGAEIYHVRMERPLCLVMEDLAAIGFRMADRIAGLDLAHSVLAIRGLAKFHAASVALCEKEPKQKSKYWKGIFNEEHPEDMSAFFNLGCAALADEIEKWPELGKRYADKIRAMANHMYELGIAAIKRRGDEFSVINHGDFWVNNMLFKYDENSKPIDHIFVDFQVCVYTTPAIDLQYFLNTSPSEEVYENHMNDLIVDYLHTLTSTMKQLNCKTPPPTMDDINRCMKERAIYGLISSITVLPVLLLDKSQAFDIDELLPKNGVYDNPGYRSAAYRRVMTKRIPKFNDMGLLDL, encoded by the exons GCGACCAGCAAGGGCGACAACTATACCAGCGATATGATGAGGGTAACCATCGAGTACACCCGCATGCAGGGCAATAAGAGGGTTAACGAGAAGACGTCGCTCATCTTCAAGATCGAGCCGATTCTCGAGGGAGCTCGCAAGGATCTG ATCGAGAAATCGCAAATATTCGACACGGAGATCATCATGATGACGGACACCTTGAAGAAGATGTCGGACATGCTGGGCCCTGGAACTCGGCTCGGTGCCGAAATCTACCACGTGCGAATGGAACGACCACTGTGTTTGGTCATGGAGGACCTGGCAGCTATCGGATTCCGCATGGCTGACAGAATTGCCGGTCTTGACTTGGCCCACTCCGTGTTGGCAATTCGAGGATTGGCCAAGTTTCACGCCGCCTCGGTCGCTTTGTGCGAAAAG GAACCGAAACAAAAATCTAAATACTGGAAAGGTATATTTAACGAGGAACATCCGGAAGATATGAGTGCTTTCTTCAACCTTGGATGCGCTGCGTTggcagatgaaattgaaaagtggCCTGAACTTGGAAAGAG ATACGCGGACAAGATTAGAGCAATGGCTAATCATATGTACGAACTTGGCATCGCGGCTATCAAACGGCGAGGCGATGAGTTTAGCGTGATCAATCATGGCGACTTTTGGGTGAACAATATGTTGTTCAAATATGATGAAAACTCGAAGCCAATCGATCACATTTTC GTGGATTTCCAAGTGTGCGTTTACACGACGCCGGCGATCGATCTGCAATACTTCCTGAACACCAGCCCGTCGGAGGAGGTCTACGAGAACCATATGAACGACTTGATCGTCGACTACCTACACACGTTGACGAGCACCATGAAGCAACTCAACTGCAAGACCCCACCGCCCACTATGGACGACATCAACAGATGCATGAAGGAAAGGGCAATTTATGGCCTGATCTCCTCGATAACCGTTTTGCCCGTCCTTCTCCTGGACAAGAGTCAAGCATTTGACATCGACGAACTATTGCCTAAAAATGGCGTCTATGACAACCCTGGATACAGAAGCGCGGCTTATAGGAGGGTGATGACCAAGAGGATTcccaaattcaacgatatgggACTGCTCGATCTCTAG